Proteins co-encoded in one Candidatus Blochmannia sp. SNP genomic window:
- the rpsL gene encoding 30S ribosomal protein S12 — protein sequence MTTVNQLVRNARTAKTFKSNVPALESCPQKRGVCMRVYTTTPKKPNSALRKVCRVRLTNGLEVTSYIGGEGHNLQEHASILIRGGRVKDLPGVRYHVIRGALDCAGVNSRKQSRSKYGTKKPK from the coding sequence ATGACAACAGTTAATCAACTTGTTCGTAACGCACGAACTGCAAAAACTTTCAAAAGTAATGTGCCAGCATTAGAATCTTGTCCACAAAAGAGAGGAGTATGTATGCGCGTATACACTACTACCCCAAAAAAACCAAATTCTGCATTACGGAAAGTATGTCGTGTTCGCTTAACTAATGGATTAGAAGTAACTTCCTATATTGGAGGAGAAGGTCATAATTTACAGGAACATGCTTCAATTTTAATTCGAGGTGGGCGTGTCAAAGATCTACCAGGTGTCCGATATCATGTCATTCGTGGCGCTCTTGACTGCGCAGGAGTTAACTCCCGTAAGCAAAGTCGTTCCAAATATGGAACAAAAAAACCAAAATAA
- the rpsG gene encoding 30S ribosomal protein S7: MPRRRVVTKRNILPDPKFGSDLLAKFINLLMLNGKKSIAETIVYSALDILFKRSNKDSLETFEAAINNVRPIVEVKSRRVGGSTYQVPVEVRLIRRNTLAMRWIIEAARKRNDQSMELRLANELLDAIEGKGHAVKKREEIHRIAESNKAFAHYRW, encoded by the coding sequence ATGCCACGCCGTCGAGTCGTTACAAAACGAAATATTCTCCCAGATCCAAAATTTGGATCCGACCTATTAGCAAAATTTATTAATCTATTAATGTTGAACGGAAAAAAATCTATTGCAGAAACAATAGTATATTCTGCGTTAGATATTCTATTCAAACGATCTAATAAAGACTCTCTAGAAACATTCGAAGCAGCTATAAATAATGTACGTCCAATTGTAGAAGTAAAATCTAGACGTGTTGGAGGTTCTACCTATCAAGTACCAGTAGAAGTGCGTCTTATACGTAGAAATACTCTAGCAATGCGATGGATTATTGAAGCTGCTCGTAAAAGAAATGATCAATCTATGGAGTTACGTTTAGCAAATGAACTTTTAGATGCCATAGAGGGCAAAGGGCATGCTGTTAAAAAACGTGAAGAAATACATCGTATCGCAGAATCTAATAAGGCTTTCGCTCATTATCGTTGGTAA